One region of Termitidicoccus mucosus genomic DNA includes:
- a CDS encoding rhamnogalacturonan lyase: MSFLLRCVSRLSVVPAFCLCAAVWGTWPVHAAPSLMENLDRGIVAVRATETEVFVSWRLLGTEAPDTAFNLYRATDGAAPVRLNSAPLAGATCFTDKTADLARANTYSVRAIVAGAEQPASASKSWILPSGAPVRQYLAIPLQLPGGGTTPDGKSYTYDANDCSVGDLDGDGEYEIVVKWYPTNSKDNSQGGYTGSTYLDAYKLDGTRLWRIDLGRNIRSGAHYTQFIVYDLDGDGIAEIACKTADGTVDGAGRVIGDAKADYRNERGVILDGPEFLTIFNGRTGAAMATTDYVPARGGDGSGWGDAKGNRVDRFLACVAYLDGRRPSLVMCRGYYTRAVLAAWDWRDGKLTSRWVFDSEDGTPGNKAYSGQGAHSVLVGDVNGDGRDEIIYGAAVIGADGKGLYSTGLGHGDAQHMSVMDPARGGQQVFMVHENKRSYRNAGIEFRDARTGELIFGVSGKGDEWGKGDVGRGVAADIDPRTPGYEMWASYGEFYDNKGRVISSRKPRQTNFLAWWDGDLLRELLDGVTISKWNWETGVSDVLLTDPDCASNNGTKATPCLSADLFGDWREEVVWRAADSRELRIYTTTIPTEHRLPTLMHDRQYRLAIAWQNVAYNQPPHPSFFLGHGMKLPRPKPDIVTSLKELAE; encoded by the coding sequence ATGTCATTCCTGCTCCGTTGTGTTTCCCGCCTGTCCGTTGTCCCGGCGTTCTGTCTTTGCGCGGCCGTCTGGGGAACATGGCCGGTCCACGCCGCGCCATCGCTCATGGAAAATCTCGACCGCGGCATCGTCGCGGTGCGCGCGACCGAAACCGAGGTGTTTGTGAGCTGGCGCTTGCTCGGCACCGAGGCGCCCGACACCGCGTTCAACCTTTACCGTGCGACGGACGGAGCCGCGCCGGTCAGGCTCAACTCCGCCCCGCTTGCCGGCGCGACCTGCTTTACCGACAAAACCGCCGATCTGGCCCGGGCCAATACCTATTCCGTCCGCGCCATCGTGGCCGGGGCGGAGCAACCCGCCTCCGCATCCAAAAGCTGGATACTGCCGTCCGGGGCACCGGTCCGCCAATACCTCGCCATCCCGCTTCAGCTCCCGGGCGGAGGCACGACGCCCGACGGCAAATCCTACACCTACGATGCCAACGATTGCTCGGTCGGCGACCTGGATGGCGACGGTGAATACGAAATCGTCGTCAAGTGGTATCCCACCAACTCCAAGGACAACTCGCAGGGCGGATACACGGGCAGCACCTATCTCGACGCCTACAAACTCGACGGCACCCGCCTCTGGCGCATCGACCTCGGGCGCAACATCCGCTCCGGCGCCCACTACACCCAGTTCATCGTTTACGACCTCGACGGCGACGGCATCGCCGAGATCGCCTGCAAGACGGCGGACGGCACCGTGGACGGCGCGGGCCGGGTGATCGGGGATGCCAAGGCCGACTACCGCAACGAGCGCGGTGTCATCCTCGACGGTCCCGAGTTTCTCACCATTTTCAACGGACGCACCGGCGCGGCTATGGCCACGACGGACTATGTCCCGGCGCGTGGCGGCGACGGCTCCGGCTGGGGCGATGCAAAGGGCAACCGCGTGGACCGCTTCCTCGCCTGTGTCGCTTATCTCGACGGACGCCGCCCGAGTCTCGTGATGTGCCGCGGCTATTACACCCGCGCCGTGCTCGCCGCCTGGGACTGGCGCGACGGGAAACTCACCTCGCGCTGGGTTTTCGACAGCGAGGACGGCACGCCGGGCAACAAAGCCTACAGCGGACAAGGCGCGCACAGCGTGCTCGTCGGCGACGTGAATGGCGATGGTCGCGACGAAATCATCTACGGCGCCGCCGTCATCGGCGCCGACGGCAAGGGCCTTTACTCGACCGGGCTGGGCCATGGTGACGCGCAACATATGAGCGTCATGGACCCCGCCCGCGGCGGACAGCAGGTTTTCATGGTCCACGAAAACAAACGCTCGTATCGTAACGCCGGCATCGAGTTTCGCGACGCGCGCACCGGCGAATTGATTTTCGGCGTCAGCGGCAAGGGCGACGAATGGGGCAAGGGCGACGTCGGGCGCGGCGTCGCCGCCGACATCGACCCGCGCACGCCCGGTTACGAAATGTGGGCCTCGTATGGCGAGTTTTACGACAACAAAGGCCGTGTCATTTCCTCCCGGAAACCGCGCCAGACAAACTTCCTCGCATGGTGGGACGGCGATTTGCTGCGCGAACTGCTCGATGGCGTGACCATCTCCAAATGGAACTGGGAAACGGGGGTGTCCGACGTGCTCCTTACCGATCCCGACTGCGCGTCGAATAACGGCACCAAGGCGACGCCTTGCCTGAGCGCGGACCTCTTTGGCGACTGGCGCGAGGAAGTCGTCTGGCGCGCCGCGGACAGCCGCGAGCTGCGCATCTACACCACGACGATCCCGACCGAACACCGGCTGCCCACGCTGATGCACGACCGTCAATACCGTCTTGCCATCGCGTGGCAGAATGTCGCTTACAACCAGCCTCCGCATCCAAGCTTTTTCCTCGGTCACGGCATGAAACTCCCGCGTCCGAAACCGGATATCGTGACTTCGCTGAAGGAATTGGCCGAATAA
- a CDS encoding pyridoxal-phosphate-dependent aminotransferase family protein yields MSYKLFIPGPIAVSEKTLRAMAQPMIGHRSPDFVALYNSIQPDLQALMFTKDPVYLSTSSAWGCMEGAIRNVVKKKVLNCMNGAFSDKWFDVSKRCGKDATALKFDWGQPVDPDAVRAELATGQYDAITLIHNETSCGCMSDLPALMAVIREFPEVISIVDTVSSFSAVPIKKDELGIDVLITGSQKALALPPGLALLSVSKRALERAAALPDRGYYFDFLEFQANHEKGMTPSTPCIALIYALKSKLEDIKAEGIDARFARHARLNQTVRDFLFAKGFKLFPKEGYGSISLNCFANTLNIDLSALNKTLKTKHALVIDGGYGKLKGKTFRISNMGDETDATIAALLKSLDAALAETPVLAAAG; encoded by the coding sequence ATGAGCTACAAACTCTTCATTCCCGGCCCCATTGCCGTCTCCGAAAAGACGCTGCGCGCCATGGCCCAACCGATGATTGGCCACCGCAGCCCTGACTTCGTCGCGCTGTACAACTCCATCCAGCCCGACCTGCAGGCGCTCATGTTCACCAAGGACCCGGTTTACCTGAGCACCAGCAGCGCCTGGGGCTGCATGGAAGGCGCGATCCGCAATGTCGTCAAAAAGAAGGTGCTCAACTGCATGAACGGCGCCTTCTCGGACAAATGGTTCGACGTCTCCAAACGCTGCGGCAAGGACGCCACGGCGCTCAAGTTCGACTGGGGCCAGCCCGTCGATCCCGACGCCGTCCGCGCCGAGCTCGCCACCGGCCAATACGACGCCATCACGCTCATCCACAACGAAACCTCCTGCGGCTGCATGAGCGACCTGCCCGCGCTGATGGCCGTCATCCGCGAGTTCCCCGAAGTCATCTCCATCGTCGACACCGTCAGCTCCTTCAGCGCCGTGCCGATCAAAAAGGACGAACTCGGCATCGACGTGCTCATCACCGGCTCGCAGAAAGCCCTCGCGCTCCCGCCCGGCCTCGCGCTCCTCTCCGTCTCGAAACGTGCCCTCGAGCGCGCCGCCGCCCTTCCCGACCGCGGCTACTATTTCGACTTCCTCGAATTCCAGGCGAACCACGAGAAAGGCATGACGCCCAGCACGCCCTGCATCGCCCTCATCTACGCGCTCAAGTCGAAACTCGAGGACATCAAGGCCGAAGGCATCGACGCCCGCTTCGCGCGCCACGCCAGGCTCAACCAGACCGTCCGAGACTTCCTGTTCGCAAAAGGCTTCAAGCTCTTCCCGAAGGAGGGCTACGGCTCCATCTCGCTCAACTGCTTCGCCAACACGCTCAACATCGACCTTTCCGCGCTGAACAAGACACTGAAAACCAAGCACGCTCTCGTGATCGACGGCGGCTACGGCAAGCTGAAAGGAAAAACCTTCCGCATTTCGAACATGGGCGACGAGACCGACGCGACCATCGCCGCGCTCCTGAAGTCCCTCGACGCCGCGCTGGCCGAGACGCCCGTGCTCGCCGCGGCAGGCTGA
- the panD gene encoding aspartate 1-decarboxylase — protein sequence MQLNLVKSKIHRAEVTDTSLNYEGSLAIDSEFMALANMRAYERILVGNMANGERFETYAIPAPAGSKVISLNGGTAHLGKRGDLVTIMSFAVVDEKEAEGWKPTVLVLGDANRKVIKVSGK from the coding sequence ATGCAACTCAATCTGGTAAAGTCCAAGATTCATCGTGCCGAGGTCACCGATACGAGCCTCAACTACGAAGGCAGCCTCGCCATCGACAGCGAATTCATGGCGCTGGCCAACATGCGCGCCTACGAACGCATCCTCGTCGGTAACATGGCCAATGGCGAGCGCTTCGAGACCTACGCCATTCCCGCGCCCGCCGGCTCGAAGGTCATCAGCCTGAACGGCGGCACCGCCCACCTCGGCAAGCGCGGCGACCTCGTCACCATCATGTCCTTCGCCGTCGTCGATGAAAAGGAGGCCGAAGGCTGGAAACCCACCGTCCTCGTCCTCGGCGACGCCAACCGCAAGGTCATCAAGGTCTCGGGCAAATAG
- the lpxK gene encoding tetraacyldisaccharide 4'-kinase has product MSSWFNKKARSVEQFAIDVFFGRAEGTAAMVLTAVLQVFSYLFNGIVQARWWLYRNRIFHDQPLGCLVVVVGNLTVGGTGKTPVVEKFARALRDRGRKVAILSRGYKSKSPPFWKKWLNWITHAAEPPPRIVSDGKRVLLDSEHAGDEPFMLARNLPGVLVLVDKNRVKAGMYAIKKFGCDTLVLDDGFQYLPLKGRLNLLLVDKTNPFGNGFMLPRGILREPVKHLKRASYVFLTKSNGRRDQDLEDLIQKHNPGVDIIECAHRPQYLRRFGGADDAPGAREPLEHLRGRRVAAFSGIAVPESFEKFLKDFGADIVHTRRFLDHYRFTRADIDSVFAGALEQGADFVVTTEKDAVRIDEAWPCPLPLYYLRLEIDILRGAADFNEAVERICFPGAAALP; this is encoded by the coding sequence ATGTCCTCTTGGTTCAATAAAAAAGCCCGCTCCGTCGAGCAATTCGCCATCGATGTGTTTTTTGGGCGCGCGGAGGGCACGGCGGCCATGGTGCTCACGGCGGTGCTTCAGGTGTTTTCCTATTTGTTCAACGGCATCGTGCAGGCGCGCTGGTGGTTGTATCGCAACCGGATATTCCATGACCAGCCGCTCGGATGCCTCGTCGTCGTGGTGGGCAATCTCACCGTGGGCGGGACCGGGAAAACCCCCGTGGTGGAAAAATTTGCCCGCGCGTTGCGCGACCGGGGCCGCAAGGTCGCCATCCTCAGCCGCGGCTACAAAAGCAAGTCGCCGCCGTTCTGGAAAAAATGGCTCAACTGGATCACGCACGCCGCCGAGCCGCCGCCGCGCATCGTGAGCGACGGGAAGCGCGTGCTGCTCGACTCCGAGCACGCCGGCGACGAGCCGTTCATGCTCGCGCGCAACCTTCCCGGCGTGCTCGTGCTCGTGGACAAGAACCGCGTGAAGGCCGGCATGTATGCGATCAAGAAGTTCGGCTGCGACACGCTCGTGCTCGACGACGGTTTCCAATACCTCCCGCTCAAGGGGCGGCTGAATCTGCTGCTCGTCGACAAGACGAATCCGTTTGGCAACGGCTTCATGCTCCCGCGCGGCATCCTGCGCGAGCCCGTCAAGCACCTGAAGCGCGCCAGCTACGTCTTCCTCACCAAGTCCAACGGCCGGCGCGACCAGGACCTGGAGGACCTCATCCAGAAGCACAATCCGGGGGTGGACATCATTGAGTGCGCGCACCGTCCGCAATACCTGCGCCGTTTCGGCGGCGCCGACGACGCCCCCGGTGCGCGCGAACCGCTCGAACACCTGCGCGGCAGGCGCGTGGCGGCGTTTTCCGGCATCGCCGTGCCGGAAAGTTTCGAGAAATTCCTGAAAGACTTCGGCGCGGACATCGTCCACACGCGGCGCTTTCTGGATCACTACCGTTTCACCCGTGCCGACATCGACTCGGTCTTCGCCGGCGCGCTGGAGCAGGGGGCCGATTTTGTGGTGACCACCGAGAAGGACGCCGTGCGCATCGACGAGGCCTGGCCGTGTCCGCTGCCGTTGTATTACCTGCGGCTGGAAATCGACATCCTGCGCGGCGCCGCCGACTTCAACGAGGCGGTCGAGCGCATCTGCTTCCCCGGCGCCGCGGCGCTGCCGTGA
- a CDS encoding aminopeptidase, with translation MLTDPRFAQLAQGLTRYSTSLKKGERVLIDAFDIPDAMVVALIRAVRECGAHPMVNLHRARVTRELTLGATEEQYAPHAAVELARMQKMDAYIALRGSENIFEASDVPAARVQLVSRLMKPVLDHRVGKTKWVVLRWPTPSMAQQAGLSTEKFEDFYFRVCTLDYSRMKPGMAALSRLMDATDRVHIKGPGTDLRFSIKGIGSEVCGGLRNIPDGEVFSCPVRDSVEGCVQYNAPTVYLGQSFDHIRLVFSKGRIVEATGSNTKALNKILDSDEGARYIGEFALGFNPHILEPMRDILFDEKIAGSFHFTPGQAYERAGNGNKSQVHWDMVCIQRPEYGGGEIWFDGKLIRKDGLFVPKTLHKLNPDYLLPGKA, from the coding sequence ATGCTCACCGATCCGCGTTTCGCGCAACTCGCCCAGGGACTCACCCGCTATTCCACGTCGCTCAAGAAAGGCGAGCGCGTGCTCATCGATGCGTTCGACATCCCCGACGCGATGGTCGTCGCGCTCATCCGCGCCGTCCGCGAATGCGGTGCGCACCCGATGGTCAACCTCCACCGCGCCCGCGTCACCCGCGAGCTCACCCTCGGCGCCACCGAGGAGCAATACGCGCCGCACGCCGCCGTCGAACTCGCGCGCATGCAGAAGATGGACGCGTATATCGCGCTGCGCGGCTCCGAGAATATTTTCGAGGCATCCGATGTGCCCGCCGCCCGCGTGCAGCTCGTCAGCCGCCTCATGAAACCCGTGCTCGACCACCGCGTCGGCAAAACAAAATGGGTCGTGCTCCGCTGGCCGACGCCGTCGATGGCGCAGCAGGCCGGCCTGAGCACCGAGAAATTCGAGGACTTCTATTTCCGCGTCTGCACGCTCGACTACTCGCGCATGAAGCCCGGCATGGCCGCGCTCTCCCGGCTCATGGACGCGACCGACCGCGTGCACATCAAGGGGCCCGGCACCGACCTGCGCTTCTCGATCAAGGGCATCGGCTCCGAAGTCTGCGGCGGCTTGCGCAACATTCCCGACGGCGAGGTGTTTTCCTGTCCCGTGCGCGACAGCGTCGAGGGCTGCGTGCAATACAACGCCCCGACCGTCTATCTCGGCCAGTCCTTCGACCACATCCGCCTCGTGTTCTCGAAAGGCCGCATCGTCGAGGCGACGGGCAGCAACACCAAGGCGCTCAACAAAATCCTCGATAGCGACGAAGGCGCGCGCTACATCGGCGAATTCGCGCTCGGTTTCAACCCGCACATCCTCGAACCGATGCGCGACATCCTTTTCGACGAGAAAATCGCCGGCTCCTTCCACTTCACGCCCGGCCAGGCCTACGAACGCGCGGGCAACGGGAACAAATCCCAAGTCCACTGGGACATGGTCTGCATCCAGCGCCCCGAATACGGCGGCGGCGAAATCTGGTTCGACGGCAAACTCATCCGCAAGGACGGCCTTTTCGTGCCGAAGACGCTGCACAAGCTAAACCCGGATTATCTCCTGCCCGGAAAAGCCTGA
- a CDS encoding sugar kinase gives MSLKIKSAKDCTFDQISLGEIMLRLDPGEGRVRTARQFKVWEGGGEYNTSRGLRKCFGLRTAVATAFVDNEVGHLLEDFVMQGGVCTDFIKWREDDGMGRTVRNGLNFTERGFGIRGAVGVPDRGNTAASQLKPGDFDWEHIFGKLGVRWFHTGGIFAALSETTAALTIEAVKAAAKYGTIVSYDLNYRPSLWKSIGGLKKAQEVNREIASYVDVMIGNEEDFTASLGFEVKGVDHNISTIPVDAFKAMIETAVKDFPNFKVAATTLRRVITATKNDWSAICWHDGKFFESRKYAELEILDRVGGGDGFASGLSFGFLEHNDPQKAVEYGAAHGALASTTPGDTSMATRKEVEKQIAGGGARVVR, from the coding sequence ATGAGCCTCAAAATAAAATCAGCCAAAGACTGCACCTTCGACCAAATCTCGCTCGGCGAAATCATGCTCCGCCTGGACCCCGGCGAGGGCCGTGTCCGCACCGCCCGCCAGTTCAAAGTCTGGGAGGGCGGCGGCGAATACAACACCTCGCGCGGCCTGCGCAAATGCTTCGGACTGCGCACGGCGGTCGCGACCGCGTTTGTGGACAACGAGGTCGGCCACCTGCTCGAGGACTTCGTCATGCAGGGCGGCGTCTGCACCGATTTCATCAAATGGCGCGAGGACGACGGCATGGGCCGCACCGTCCGCAACGGCCTCAACTTCACCGAGCGCGGCTTCGGCATCCGCGGCGCCGTGGGCGTGCCCGACCGCGGCAACACCGCCGCCTCGCAGCTCAAGCCAGGCGACTTCGACTGGGAGCACATTTTCGGCAAGCTGGGCGTGCGCTGGTTCCACACCGGCGGCATCTTCGCCGCGCTCTCCGAGACGACCGCCGCGCTCACCATCGAGGCCGTGAAGGCCGCCGCGAAATACGGCACCATTGTCAGCTACGACCTCAACTACCGCCCCTCGCTCTGGAAATCCATCGGCGGCCTGAAAAAGGCCCAGGAAGTGAACCGCGAGATCGCGAGCTACGTCGATGTGATGATCGGCAACGAGGAGGATTTCACCGCCTCGCTCGGCTTCGAGGTCAAGGGCGTCGATCACAACATCAGCACGATCCCGGTGGACGCGTTCAAGGCGATGATCGAGACCGCCGTGAAGGATTTCCCGAACTTCAAGGTCGCGGCCACCACGCTGCGCCGCGTCATCACGGCGACGAAGAACGACTGGAGCGCGATTTGCTGGCACGACGGCAAATTCTTCGAGAGCCGCAAATACGCCGAACTCGAAATCCTCGACCGCGTCGGCGGCGGCGACGGCTTCGCGAGCGGCCTGAGCTTCGGCTTCCTCGAGCACAACGACCCGCAAAAGGCGGTCGAATACGGCGCGGCCCACGGCGCGCTGGCCTCGACCACGCCCGGCGACACGTCGATGGCGACGCGCAAGGAAGTCGAAAAACAAATCGCAGGCGGCGGCGCCCGCGTCGTGCGCTGA
- a CDS encoding TonB-dependent receptor domain-containing protein, with translation MKTSLSFRFSILAPAVLAGVVCAQEAATGDAAADAGAAVEMPALSVYSSRVALQEPVSAFAMPVSALAFEPLVDVQARNMGEAQADVAIRGGIFETTGFRAGAVALYDPQTGHYSAEIPAAPAMLSAPTVLTGADNALGGWNANAGTIAYEWRRVRTGGMASAGAGDNRLWRAEAYQGWVSPVGAGGRRLAADVAGAWSDSDGSRTFGESRFRRYNARLQLAGDGGQTDLFYGWQSKFISWPNLYTPYNVIESDDLRTELLVLNHREELGGGDFVAAGAYWRRNVDHYVYNRTGATPGPSNHTTWVRGAGAEGRLTTGTFAWNFSANFIADKLESDTLTWGRFNTRNHTRASLAPETSWALAGARKLTVLAGAVFDDTNRDASAVSPVARLALANAAPGALADELYVSYAASSQVATYTALNSRPSAGLFRGDPDLGREKARNTELGLKGARGNWAWTAAVFHRSERGLVDWIYSTSLPNARVASAVDIDTTGIELVARYTGRRLDLVLGYTGLRKDADYGNASADASFYALNFPEHRLTAAVTVRAGRGWEIRLDNEARRQKPNALRVTGDDAVLSAVEVSYTPPRWSALRLTAAVDNLWDSDFQDVPAVPAARRQWVAGATLAW, from the coding sequence ATGAAAACAAGTTTGTCTTTCAGGTTTTCCATTTTGGCGCCCGCGGTGCTGGCGGGCGTTGTGTGCGCGCAGGAGGCCGCGACGGGAGATGCGGCGGCGGATGCGGGCGCGGCGGTGGAAATGCCCGCGCTGTCGGTGTATTCGTCGCGGGTGGCGTTGCAGGAGCCGGTGTCGGCGTTTGCCATGCCGGTGTCGGCGCTGGCCTTCGAGCCGCTCGTCGATGTGCAGGCGCGCAACATGGGCGAGGCGCAGGCGGACGTGGCGATCCGCGGCGGGATTTTCGAGACGACCGGGTTTCGCGCGGGGGCGGTCGCGCTTTACGACCCGCAGACGGGGCATTACTCGGCGGAGATTCCCGCCGCGCCGGCGATGTTGTCGGCGCCGACGGTGCTCACCGGGGCGGACAACGCGCTCGGCGGCTGGAACGCGAACGCCGGCACCATCGCCTACGAGTGGCGGCGCGTGCGCACGGGCGGCATGGCCTCGGCGGGCGCGGGCGACAACCGTCTCTGGCGCGCGGAGGCTTACCAAGGCTGGGTGTCGCCGGTGGGCGCGGGCGGGCGGCGGCTCGCGGCGGATGTCGCCGGGGCGTGGTCGGATTCGGATGGCTCGCGGACGTTTGGCGAATCGCGTTTCCGCCGTTACAACGCGCGTCTGCAACTCGCGGGCGACGGCGGGCAGACGGATTTGTTTTATGGCTGGCAGTCGAAGTTCATCAGCTGGCCGAACCTCTATACGCCCTACAATGTGATCGAGTCGGACGACTTGCGCACGGAACTGCTCGTGCTCAACCACCGCGAGGAACTGGGCGGCGGCGACTTCGTGGCGGCGGGCGCCTACTGGCGGCGCAACGTGGACCACTACGTGTATAACCGCACGGGCGCGACGCCGGGCCCCTCGAACCACACCACCTGGGTGCGCGGCGCGGGCGCGGAGGGGCGCCTGACCACCGGCACGTTCGCATGGAATTTCTCGGCCAATTTCATCGCCGACAAACTCGAGTCCGACACGCTCACTTGGGGGCGCTTCAACACCCGCAACCACACGCGCGCCTCGCTCGCTCCGGAAACCTCGTGGGCGCTGGCCGGCGCGCGCAAGCTCACGGTGCTGGCCGGCGCGGTCTTCGACGATACGAATCGCGACGCCTCGGCGGTCTCGCCCGTCGCGCGCCTCGCGCTCGCCAACGCCGCGCCCGGCGCGCTCGCCGACGAGCTTTATGTTTCCTACGCCGCCTCGTCGCAAGTGGCCACCTACACCGCGCTGAACTCGCGTCCGTCGGCGGGCCTGTTCCGCGGCGACCCGGATCTCGGGCGCGAAAAGGCGCGCAACACCGAACTGGGACTGAAAGGCGCGCGCGGCAACTGGGCCTGGACGGCGGCGGTGTTTCACCGCAGCGAGCGCGGCTTGGTGGACTGGATTTACAGCACGAGCCTGCCCAACGCGCGCGTGGCGAGCGCGGTTGACATCGACACGACGGGCATCGAGCTGGTGGCGCGTTACACGGGCAGGCGGCTCGACCTCGTGCTCGGCTACACGGGGCTGCGGAAGGATGCCGATTACGGAAACGCGAGCGCCGACGCGAGTTTCTACGCGTTGAATTTTCCCGAGCACCGGCTCACCGCCGCGGTCACGGTGCGCGCCGGTCGCGGCTGGGAGATCCGCCTCGACAACGAGGCACGCCGGCAGAAACCGAATGCGTTGCGCGTGACGGGTGACGACGCGGTGTTGAGCGCGGTCGAGGTGAGCTACACGCCGCCGCGCTGGTCCGCGCTGCGGCTGACGGCCGCGGTGGACAATCTATGGGATTCCGATTTCCAGGATGTGCCGGCGGTGCCGGCCGCGCGCCGGCAGTGGGTGGCGGGCGCGACACTGGCGTGGTGA
- a CDS encoding quinone-dependent dihydroorotate dehydrogenase, whose product MNILYERVLRRLFFKLDCERAHDLAVLAMTLLGRLRPLCAVMERLNRLPAGSAPVEAFGLRFPNAVGLAAGFDKHATGWPAAAALGFGHVEIGTLTALQQPGNPRPRAFRYPAHEAVINRMGFNNHGADLAARRLARQPGPGRRAIPLGVNIGKSKAAPLDKATEDYLASFAKLADYADYIALNVSSPNTPDLRKLQDEDRLRELLGAITAANRDRAAQPGKTRKPILLKIAPDLTWRQIDAVLSTIAEFGLDGIIATNTTLARPGCFATVNEAGGLSGRPLRAPSTQIINYIARTTGGRLPIIGVGGITDSESAGEKLDAGATLVQIYTGMIYRGPFFARDLARHLSTRQMRPVLGY is encoded by the coding sequence ATGAACATACTCTACGAACGCGTGCTGCGGCGTCTCTTTTTCAAACTCGACTGCGAACGGGCCCATGATCTCGCGGTCCTCGCCATGACCCTGCTCGGCCGCCTGCGCCCGCTCTGCGCCGTGATGGAGCGCCTCAACCGCCTGCCCGCCGGCAGCGCGCCCGTCGAGGCGTTCGGCCTGCGCTTCCCCAATGCCGTCGGTCTCGCCGCCGGGTTCGACAAGCACGCCACCGGCTGGCCGGCCGCCGCCGCGCTCGGCTTCGGCCACGTGGAAATCGGCACCCTCACCGCGCTCCAGCAGCCGGGCAACCCGCGCCCGCGGGCGTTCCGTTACCCGGCGCACGAGGCCGTCATTAACCGCATGGGTTTCAACAACCACGGCGCCGACCTCGCCGCCCGCCGCCTCGCGCGCCAGCCCGGCCCCGGGCGCCGCGCCATCCCGCTCGGGGTGAACATCGGCAAATCGAAGGCCGCCCCCCTCGACAAGGCCACCGAGGACTACCTCGCCAGCTTCGCCAAGCTTGCCGATTACGCCGACTACATCGCGCTCAACGTCAGCAGCCCCAACACCCCCGACCTGCGCAAGCTCCAGGACGAGGACCGTCTCCGCGAGCTGCTCGGCGCCATCACGGCCGCCAACCGCGACCGCGCCGCGCAACCCGGCAAGACCCGCAAGCCCATTCTCCTCAAAATCGCTCCCGACCTCACTTGGCGGCAAATCGACGCCGTGCTCTCCACCATCGCCGAGTTCGGGCTCGACGGCATCATCGCCACCAATACCACGCTTGCCCGTCCCGGTTGTTTCGCGACGGTCAACGAGGCCGGCGGCCTGAGCGGCAGGCCGCTTCGCGCGCCCTCGACGCAAATCATCAATTACATCGCGCGCACGACGGGCGGCAGGCTGCCCATCATCGGCGTGGGCGGCATCACCGACAGCGAAAGCGCGGGTGAAAAACTCGATGCCGGCGCGACCCTGGTGCAAATTTACACCGGCATGATTTACCGCGGCCCGTTTTTCGCCCGCGACCTCGCCCGCCACCTGAGCACGCGGCAGATGCGCCCCGTGCTGGGATACTAA
- a CDS encoding polysaccharide biosynthesis/export family protein gives MPLLARARLIGAACCCAVLFLLAGAGCQSTGGGARQNPKLPASGSAASLRPGDTLVIALQGVPDPSSNQVQIDDQGLISLPFIGVVKASGVTTANLSQQIRDTYVAKKIYTTVDVSVSVTERYVYVGGEVGRPGRVVWTSDLTLTKAVQAAGGFSLYAREKGVNLVRDGQSHVIDAHLALKKPSEDPLLLPGDSLQVPKSAF, from the coding sequence ATGCCCCTTCTTGCCCGTGCGCGACTCATCGGCGCGGCCTGCTGCTGCGCCGTGTTGTTCCTGCTGGCGGGCGCGGGATGTCAATCGACAGGCGGGGGGGCACGCCAAAACCCGAAACTCCCCGCGTCCGGCTCCGCGGCCTCGCTCCGGCCGGGTGACACGCTTGTCATCGCGCTTCAGGGCGTGCCCGACCCGAGCAGCAACCAGGTGCAGATCGATGACCAAGGGCTGATTTCGCTGCCGTTCATCGGAGTCGTAAAGGCTTCGGGAGTGACGACGGCGAATCTTTCCCAGCAAATTCGCGACACCTACGTGGCGAAAAAAATCTACACCACGGTGGATGTGTCGGTGAGCGTGACGGAGCGTTACGTCTATGTGGGCGGCGAGGTGGGGCGTCCCGGACGCGTGGTCTGGACATCGGACTTGACCCTGACCAAGGCGGTGCAGGCGGCGGGCGGTTTCAGTCTTTATGCGCGGGAGAAAGGCGTGAACTTGGTGCGCGACGGCCAGTCGCATGTCATCGACGCACACCTGGCGCTGAAAAAGCCGTCCGAGGACCCGTTGCTGCTGCCGGGCGATTCGTTGCAGGTGCCGAAGTCTGCGTTTTGA